A single region of the Arthrobacter sp. zg-Y20 genome encodes:
- a CDS encoding ATP-dependent DNA ligase, which translates to MATGGGNKQETVSVEGHRLRLTNLDKVLYPAMGTTKADVLSYYAAVAEYMLPHSSNRAATRKRWVHGVGTPEHPGQVFFQKNIEDSAPSWVKRFPIEHKDHTNTYPVVNDLATLTWLAQSAALEIHVPQWRFGPRGKIGAADRMVLDLDPGEGVGLAECAEVARLARAILNDMGLDARPVTSGSKGIHLYAALDGSQDSDEINAVAHELARALEADHPGLVVSDMKKTLRKGKVLVDWSQNNGNKTTICPYSLRGRFHPTVAAPRTWSELDDPDLAQLDYEQVMERVRSGPDPLAGMESGAFDEEALEEATEEAGTGTDGRGSAAGADRLTKYRSMRDAAKTPEPVPEEPSKPSEGNSFVIQEHHARRLHWDFRLEHDGVLVSWALPKGPPATSGKNNLAVQTEDHPLDYGSFEGHIPKGEYGGGDVTIWDHGTYEREKWRDGKEVIAVLHGQPDGGLAREGAADRRYALIHTGSGGGKGDNNWLIHLMKDQPKPGEKGQAEPGETDQPATPQAAVAAAAAAGTETAVTVPAGDGSGAEDASVPLIEPMLATLGTRAEINDDEDWAFEMKWDGVRAVVTVTPEGTRLISRNGNDMTAAYPELQDLSAHLFGERAVLDAEIVALNKAGRPDFGLLQPRMHLTKPREIGAAAERTPVHLMVFDLLWLDGRSLADLSYEQRREILESAVEATPDGHLQVPPALEMGMDEAVAASKELGLEGVMAKRRSSTYSPGRRSKHWVKLKNQLSQEVVVVGWRPGQGNRQKKVGSLLVAIPDGVDLKYIGRVGSGLSEKDLALIGPRLKKMSRKTPPLDDVPSADASDAQWVRPALVGEVTFSERTGSGKLRHPVWRGLRPDKKPSDVVVETV; encoded by the coding sequence ATGGCGACAGGCGGAGGGAACAAGCAGGAAACCGTCAGTGTGGAGGGGCACCGGCTCCGCCTGACCAACCTGGATAAGGTGCTGTATCCCGCAATGGGAACCACCAAGGCAGATGTGCTCTCCTACTACGCCGCTGTAGCCGAATACATGCTGCCGCATTCGAGCAACCGCGCCGCCACCCGCAAACGCTGGGTACACGGTGTGGGTACGCCGGAGCATCCCGGGCAGGTGTTTTTCCAGAAGAACATTGAAGACTCCGCACCATCCTGGGTAAAGCGGTTTCCGATTGAGCACAAGGACCACACGAACACCTATCCGGTGGTTAATGATCTGGCCACACTGACCTGGCTGGCGCAGTCCGCGGCCCTGGAAATCCACGTACCGCAGTGGCGGTTCGGGCCGCGCGGAAAAATCGGCGCCGCGGACCGGATGGTGCTGGACCTGGACCCCGGTGAGGGAGTGGGCCTGGCCGAATGCGCTGAGGTGGCGCGCCTGGCGCGGGCCATCCTCAATGACATGGGCCTGGATGCCCGCCCGGTGACCAGCGGGTCCAAGGGCATCCACCTGTATGCGGCCCTGGACGGCAGCCAGGACTCCGACGAGATCAACGCCGTGGCGCATGAGCTGGCCCGTGCACTGGAAGCGGACCACCCGGGCCTGGTGGTCAGCGACATGAAAAAGACGCTCCGCAAGGGCAAGGTGCTGGTGGACTGGAGCCAAAACAACGGCAACAAAACCACCATTTGCCCCTACTCACTGCGCGGACGGTTCCATCCGACGGTCGCCGCCCCGCGGACCTGGTCGGAACTCGACGATCCGGACTTGGCGCAGCTGGATTACGAGCAGGTGATGGAACGGGTCCGCAGCGGCCCGGACCCGCTGGCGGGAATGGAAAGCGGCGCGTTCGACGAGGAGGCGCTGGAAGAGGCCACCGAAGAAGCCGGGACAGGAACCGACGGCCGCGGATCCGCGGCCGGCGCGGACCGGTTGACCAAGTACCGCAGCATGCGTGACGCCGCGAAGACGCCCGAGCCGGTTCCCGAGGAACCCTCCAAGCCGTCGGAGGGCAACAGCTTTGTGATCCAGGAACACCACGCCCGCCGGCTGCACTGGGACTTCCGGTTGGAGCACGACGGCGTGCTGGTCTCCTGGGCACTGCCCAAGGGGCCGCCTGCCACGTCCGGCAAGAACAACCTGGCGGTGCAGACCGAGGACCATCCGCTGGATTACGGGAGCTTTGAAGGACATATTCCCAAAGGGGAATATGGCGGAGGCGATGTGACCATCTGGGATCACGGCACCTACGAGCGGGAAAAATGGCGCGACGGCAAGGAAGTCATCGCGGTGCTGCACGGCCAGCCCGACGGCGGCCTGGCCCGGGAAGGTGCCGCGGACCGGCGCTACGCCCTGATCCACACCGGGTCCGGCGGCGGCAAAGGCGACAACAATTGGCTGATCCACCTGATGAAGGACCAGCCCAAGCCCGGCGAGAAGGGCCAAGCAGAGCCGGGGGAGACGGACCAGCCCGCTACGCCCCAGGCCGCCGTCGCCGCTGCTGCTGCTGCCGGCACGGAAACGGCAGTGACGGTCCCGGCCGGGGACGGCAGCGGCGCGGAGGATGCCTCGGTCCCGCTTATCGAGCCGATGCTTGCCACCCTGGGTACCCGCGCCGAAATCAACGACGACGAGGACTGGGCGTTCGAGATGAAGTGGGACGGTGTCCGCGCCGTCGTCACCGTTACTCCCGAAGGCACCCGGCTGATCAGCCGCAACGGCAACGACATGACCGCCGCGTATCCGGAACTGCAGGATCTCAGCGCGCACCTGTTCGGGGAGCGGGCAGTGCTGGACGCTGAAATCGTGGCACTCAACAAAGCCGGACGCCCGGACTTCGGGCTGCTGCAGCCGCGCATGCACCTCACCAAACCCCGCGAAATTGGGGCGGCTGCCGAGCGTACGCCGGTGCACCTGATGGTTTTCGACCTGCTCTGGCTGGACGGCCGGTCCCTGGCGGACCTCAGCTACGAGCAGCGCCGGGAAATCCTTGAGTCCGCCGTGGAAGCCACCCCGGACGGACATCTGCAGGTACCCCCGGCCCTGGAGATGGGCATGGACGAGGCCGTGGCCGCCAGCAAGGAACTGGGCCTGGAAGGGGTCATGGCCAAGCGGCGGAGCAGTACGTATTCCCCGGGCCGGCGCTCGAAGCACTGGGTGAAGCTGAAAAACCAGCTCAGCCAGGAAGTGGTGGTGGTGGGCTGGCGCCCGGGGCAGGGCAACCGGCAGAAGAAGGTCGGCTCCCTTTTGGTGGCCATTCCGGACGGCGTGGACCTGAAATACATCGGCCGGGTCGGCTCGGGCCTGAGCGAAAAAGACCTGGCACTGATTGGCCCGCGGCTGAAGAAAATGTCCCGCAAAACCCCACCCCTGGATGATGTTCCCAGCGCGGATGCCTCGGATGCCCAGTGGGTGCGCCCGGCCCTGGTGGGCGAAGTGACCTTCTCCGAGCGCACCGGCAGCGGCAAGCTGCGCCACCCCGTCTGGCGCGGCCTGCGCCCGGATAAGAAACCGTCCGACGTCGTGGTGGAGACCGTGTAG
- a CDS encoding phosphoketolase family protein, with amino-acid sequence MTDSSIPGTDHPSGPEHVPGSERIPGTEPHHDGDLAGVDAWWRAANYLSVGQIYLRDNPLLRRDLESGDVKARLLGHWGTTPGLNFIYAHLNRLIREQQRKVLFITGPGHGGPANVANAWLEGTYSEIYSHVGKDEAGLQTLFKQFSYPGGIPSHAAPETPGSIHEGGELGYSLAHAYGAVFDNPDLIAATVIGDGEAETGPLAASWHSNSFLDPAVDGAVLPILHLNGYKIANPTILSRMPEEQLLKLLEGYGYRPYVVTVEDPAAVQQAHEDFAAVLETCLAEITAIQAQYRSGERTAVPPDVPGADTGEVHAPRWPMIVFRSPKGWTGPQEVDGLPVEGTWRAHQVPLSEIHEKPEHLAQLQDWMRSYRPEELFDAEGRLAAEIAALAPAGDLRMSSTPYANGGRLLQDLHLPEYAQHAVKIDHPGSERVSPMFNLGGYLREVIRKNPSNFRIFGPDETASNRLQAVYDVTDKSWQQRIDQLDEHLARSGRVAEVLSEHLCEGWLEGYLLTGRHGVFNCYEAFVHIVDSMFNQHAKWLKVSSALSWRQPVASLNYLLSSHVWQQDHNGFSHQDPGFIDHVVNKKADVIRVYLPPDANTLLAVAEHILGTRDRVNVVVSGKQPAPVWLDPQTARLHVERGIGVWDFAGSEDTSPGAKSDPDVVMACAGDVPTLETVAAAALLQEQLPELKIRVVNVVDLMRLQDPGEHPHGLSDRDFDTLFTTDKPVIFAYHGYPWLIHRLTYRRTNHANLHVRGYKEEGTTTTPFDMAMLNQIDRFQLAIDVLDRVASLGSTQAPFRQYLQDERARARQYTRDEGQDPPYISGWNLQEAEQDTPG; translated from the coding sequence ATGACCGACAGCAGCATTCCCGGAACCGACCATCCTTCGGGACCGGAGCATGTTCCCGGCAGCGAACGCATCCCCGGCACCGAACCGCACCACGACGGCGACCTCGCCGGCGTCGACGCCTGGTGGCGGGCGGCGAACTACCTCTCGGTCGGGCAGATCTACCTGCGCGACAACCCGCTGCTGCGCCGGGACCTGGAAAGCGGAGACGTGAAGGCACGGCTGCTGGGCCACTGGGGCACCACACCCGGCCTGAACTTCATCTACGCGCACCTGAACCGTCTGATCCGCGAACAGCAGCGCAAGGTCCTGTTCATCACCGGACCCGGCCACGGCGGCCCGGCCAATGTGGCCAACGCGTGGCTGGAAGGCACCTACTCCGAGATCTACAGCCATGTGGGGAAAGACGAAGCGGGGCTGCAGACCCTCTTTAAGCAGTTCTCCTACCCGGGTGGAATACCCAGCCATGCGGCGCCGGAAACCCCGGGCTCCATCCACGAGGGCGGCGAGCTGGGGTATTCGCTGGCGCACGCCTACGGGGCGGTGTTCGACAACCCGGACCTGATTGCCGCCACCGTCATTGGCGACGGCGAAGCGGAAACCGGGCCGCTGGCGGCCAGCTGGCATTCCAACAGCTTCCTGGACCCGGCCGTGGACGGAGCGGTGCTGCCCATCCTGCACCTGAACGGCTACAAAATTGCCAACCCCACCATCCTGTCCCGGATGCCCGAGGAGCAGCTGCTGAAACTGCTCGAAGGCTACGGCTACCGGCCGTACGTCGTCACCGTGGAGGACCCGGCCGCGGTGCAGCAGGCACACGAGGACTTCGCGGCCGTGCTGGAAACCTGCCTGGCCGAAATCACGGCCATCCAGGCGCAGTACCGCAGCGGGGAGCGCACCGCGGTGCCGCCGGATGTGCCCGGTGCGGACACCGGGGAAGTGCACGCCCCGCGCTGGCCCATGATCGTGTTCCGCTCGCCCAAGGGTTGGACCGGCCCGCAGGAAGTGGACGGTCTGCCCGTGGAAGGCACTTGGCGGGCGCACCAGGTGCCGTTGTCCGAAATCCATGAGAAGCCGGAGCACCTGGCCCAGTTGCAGGACTGGATGCGCTCCTACCGGCCGGAGGAACTGTTCGACGCCGAGGGGCGGTTGGCGGCGGAGATCGCCGCCCTGGCACCTGCCGGTGACCTGCGGATGAGTTCCACTCCCTACGCCAACGGCGGCCGGCTGCTGCAGGACCTGCACCTGCCCGAGTACGCGCAGCATGCGGTGAAGATTGATCATCCGGGCTCAGAACGGGTCAGTCCGATGTTCAACCTGGGCGGTTACCTGCGCGAGGTCATCCGGAAGAACCCGTCCAACTTCCGGATCTTCGGCCCGGATGAAACTGCGTCCAACCGGCTGCAGGCCGTCTACGACGTCACGGACAAGTCCTGGCAGCAGCGGATCGATCAGCTGGACGAGCATCTGGCGCGCAGCGGCCGGGTGGCAGAGGTGCTCTCCGAACACCTCTGCGAGGGCTGGCTGGAGGGCTACCTGCTGACCGGCCGGCACGGGGTGTTCAACTGCTATGAAGCCTTTGTCCACATTGTGGATTCGATGTTCAACCAGCACGCCAAGTGGTTGAAGGTCAGCAGCGCGCTGTCCTGGCGCCAGCCCGTCGCATCCCTGAACTACCTGCTCTCCAGTCACGTCTGGCAGCAGGACCACAACGGGTTCTCGCACCAGGACCCCGGCTTCATTGACCACGTGGTGAATAAAAAGGCGGACGTTATCCGGGTCTACCTGCCGCCGGACGCCAACACCCTGCTGGCCGTTGCCGAGCACATCCTGGGCACCCGCGACCGGGTCAATGTGGTGGTTTCCGGCAAGCAGCCCGCCCCGGTCTGGCTGGACCCGCAGACCGCACGCCTGCATGTGGAGCGCGGCATCGGCGTCTGGGACTTCGCCGGCAGCGAGGACACCAGTCCCGGCGCGAAGTCCGACCCCGACGTCGTGATGGCGTGCGCCGGCGACGTGCCCACCCTCGAGACCGTGGCCGCTGCGGCGCTGCTGCAGGAGCAACTGCCGGAGCTGAAAATCCGGGTGGTCAATGTGGTGGACCTGATGCGGCTGCAGGATCCGGGCGAGCACCCGCACGGGCTGTCAGACCGCGATTTCGACACCCTGTTCACCACGGACAAGCCGGTCATTTTCGCCTATCACGGCTACCCCTGGCTGATTCACCGGCTGACCTACCGGCGCACCAACCATGCGAACCTGCATGTGCGCGGCTACAAGGAAGAGGGCACCACCACCACGCCCTTCGACATGGCCATGCTGAACCAGATTGACCGGTTCCAATTGGCCATAGACGTGCTGGACCGGGTAGCGTCGCTGGGATCCACACAGGCACCGTTTCGGCAGTACCTGCAGGATGAACGGGCACGTGCCCGCCAGTACACCCGGGATGAAGGCCAGGACCCGCCGTACATCAGCGGCTGGAACCTGCAGGAAGCCGAGCAGGACACCCCGGGGTAG
- a CDS encoding SRPBCC family protein yields the protein MTTDQTSIVVSRVIDASAADIFNLLSNPERHHELDGSGMVVSDEKTDRITASGQVFTMNMHNEKMGDYQTENHVTGYDHNKILAWQTAPAGTEPKGWQWVWELQAEGADSTEVTLTYDWSHVTDKETLKKVSFPMVSKDDLEESLNKLAAAVSGS from the coding sequence TTGACCACTGATCAGACGAGCATTGTAGTTTCCCGGGTCATCGATGCCTCGGCAGCGGACATTTTCAACTTGTTGTCCAACCCCGAGCGCCACCACGAGCTGGACGGTTCCGGCATGGTGGTCTCGGATGAGAAGACCGACCGCATCACCGCGTCCGGCCAGGTGTTCACCATGAACATGCACAACGAAAAAATGGGCGACTACCAGACGGAAAACCACGTCACCGGGTACGACCACAATAAGATCCTGGCCTGGCAGACCGCCCCGGCCGGCACCGAGCCCAAGGGCTGGCAGTGGGTATGGGAGCTGCAGGCCGAGGGTGCCGACTCCACCGAAGTCACCCTGACCTACGACTGGTCCCACGTCACGGACAAGGAAACCCTGAAAAAGGTGTCCTTCCCGATGGTGTCCAAGGATGACCTGGAGGAATCGCTGAACAAGCTCGCCGCCGCGGTCTCCGGTTCGTAG
- a CDS encoding SDR family oxidoreductase, with amino-acid sequence MANQPITAQNTVQQWLDHPAGGPAIRGMLAQAGSDESSLGPALTLKLQQLVDLSQGQFPQAAVDELVKAANGGVMPETEATVLPAVPGRFEGRTIIVTGAGSGIGRATAARISREGGRVIAVDIAEGRIKELADELGESIVPVAADLTDLSAVERIIAAAGTSIDGLANVAGINDDFSPLHEVSDAMWQKIFAVNVDGLVRLTRAVLPTMLEAGKGSIVNITSEAGLRGSASGVAYTASKHAVVGITRSTAFMYAREGIRVNAVAPGGVATGIPMGGKVSEYGEARLSPARVNIPGLASAEDLAASITFLLSDDGVNINGAILPSDGGWSAV; translated from the coding sequence GTGGCAAACCAGCCCATCACCGCCCAGAACACCGTCCAGCAGTGGCTCGATCACCCGGCAGGCGGCCCCGCCATCCGGGGCATGCTCGCGCAGGCCGGCAGCGACGAGTCCAGTCTGGGCCCGGCACTGACCCTGAAGCTGCAGCAGCTGGTGGATCTGAGCCAGGGCCAGTTCCCGCAGGCCGCAGTGGATGAACTCGTCAAGGCAGCCAACGGCGGCGTGATGCCGGAGACCGAAGCAACCGTGCTGCCCGCCGTTCCCGGCCGCTTCGAAGGCCGCACCATCATCGTCACCGGTGCCGGCTCCGGCATCGGCCGGGCCACTGCCGCCCGGATCTCCCGCGAGGGAGGGCGCGTCATTGCGGTCGACATTGCCGAGGGCCGGATCAAGGAGCTCGCCGACGAGCTCGGCGAGTCCATCGTTCCGGTGGCAGCTGACCTGACCGACCTGTCCGCCGTCGAGCGCATCATTGCCGCCGCCGGCACCAGTATTGACGGCTTGGCCAACGTGGCCGGCATCAATGACGACTTCTCCCCGCTGCACGAGGTGTCCGATGCCATGTGGCAGAAGATCTTCGCCGTGAACGTGGACGGCCTGGTCCGCCTGACCCGCGCCGTGCTGCCCACCATGCTCGAAGCCGGCAAGGGCTCGATCGTGAACATCACCTCCGAAGCGGGCCTGCGCGGCTCCGCTTCCGGCGTGGCCTACACCGCATCCAAGCACGCCGTTGTTGGCATCACCCGCAGCACCGCGTTTATGTATGCCCGTGAAGGCATACGCGTCAATGCCGTGGCTCCGGGCGGCGTAGCCACGGGCATTCCGATGGGCGGCAAGGTCAGCGAGTACGGCGAAGCCCGCCTCTCCCCGGCCCGCGTGAACATCCCCGGCCTGGCCTCGGCCGAGGACCTGGCAGCATCCATCACGTTCCTGCTCAGCGATGACGGCGTGAACATCAACGGCGCCATCCTGCCCTCCGACGGCGGCTGGTCCGCGGTCTAA
- a CDS encoding LacI family DNA-binding transcriptional regulator: protein MERRATSHDVAKAAGVSRATVSYVLNGRNGQSISAGTRDRVLAAARELGYIPSTAARTLRSGRSDLVLMLLPPEPLGRALAIIIDAASEYVEQHGLRLVAHRLPRQGGAASLVHSLAPAALILITPLEEAELAGMEAAGLRVASLYPALDDPLGPDLGIGALQVAHLAAAGHRRIGVAVPAGPAYAYRVRVRVAAIEDACARLGLPAPAVEYLELDAEQARAAVGHLLEGPEPAEAVCAFDDDHAFALLAGLAARGLSAPADLAVMGAEDIPLAGLAVPPLTTVRVDARLLGERFARMALGEPSAPDTSARSGEPAEPADMLPPVSLVRRASA, encoded by the coding sequence GTGGAACGCAGGGCCACCTCCCACGACGTCGCTAAGGCGGCGGGGGTTTCCCGGGCTACGGTTAGCTACGTGCTGAACGGGCGGAACGGGCAGAGCATTTCGGCCGGCACCAGGGACCGCGTGCTGGCCGCCGCCCGCGAGCTTGGCTACATTCCCTCCACCGCTGCCCGCACACTGCGCAGCGGCCGCAGCGACTTGGTGCTGATGCTGCTCCCGCCGGAGCCGCTCGGCCGGGCGCTGGCCATCATCATCGATGCCGCCTCCGAATACGTGGAGCAGCACGGGCTGCGCCTGGTTGCACACCGGCTGCCGCGGCAGGGCGGCGCCGCGTCACTGGTGCATTCGCTGGCCCCCGCTGCGCTGATCCTCATCACCCCCCTCGAGGAGGCTGAGCTGGCGGGCATGGAAGCTGCCGGGCTGCGTGTGGCCTCGCTATATCCGGCGCTGGATGATCCGCTGGGACCGGACCTGGGCATCGGCGCCCTGCAGGTGGCGCACCTGGCCGCGGCCGGACACCGGCGGATCGGGGTGGCCGTGCCCGCAGGTCCGGCGTACGCCTACCGGGTCCGGGTGCGCGTGGCGGCCATCGAAGATGCCTGCGCGCGGCTCGGGCTGCCGGCGCCCGCCGTCGAATACCTTGAACTGGACGCGGAACAGGCGCGGGCCGCCGTCGGGCACCTGCTGGAGGGGCCGGAGCCGGCGGAGGCAGTGTGCGCGTTCGACGACGACCATGCGTTTGCGCTGTTGGCAGGCCTTGCCGCCCGCGGACTGTCCGCACCGGCGGACCTGGCGGTGATGGGTGCGGAAGATATTCCCCTGGCCGGGCTCGCCGTGCCGCCGCTGACCACTGTCCGGGTGGATGCCCGGCTGCTGGGGGAGCGTTTTGCAAGGATGGCGCTGGGTGAGCCGTCCGCTCCGGACACCAGTGCCCGGAGCGGGGAACCGGCGGAACCGGCGGACATGCTGCCGCCGGTCAGCCTGGTCCGGCGGGCCTCGGCCTGA
- a CDS encoding RelA/SpoT domain-containing protein, whose product MSAWDTLDERLRPVVQASTDEYARVRPGLEAVTAEMEAHLRSVFADSPVQPLFVASRTKTVESFRAKAARTLPAENPGELPTLLFPDPLRNLTDLVGVRVIMTLPHEVDEAANLIKRQRAEFDCRGDREKDIGSIESGTYGYSSRHLILRTIQNETVREFHKLLEPDQRPNGSYLFEVQIRTVLAHAWSEIEHDIRFKAGDPRAWSPYFDRQFTSTAAMLETVETAFAELHERYETVTGFWDEEGEGSAPLTPNRIRHVWMTLLPHVNRKAGDDWGWAAELLAAHGMKTTMDLAGLLQADAITKVRAALDHRYSPGPDRLLDDLLLWRFGKKHIDLTAEPEDAPVKPRRESLGRRYRQMQMYRAREAEQS is encoded by the coding sequence ATGAGCGCCTGGGACACATTGGATGAGCGGCTGCGGCCGGTTGTCCAAGCCAGTACGGATGAATACGCCCGGGTTCGGCCGGGTCTGGAAGCGGTGACCGCCGAGATGGAGGCGCACCTGCGCAGCGTCTTTGCGGACAGCCCTGTCCAGCCCCTGTTTGTTGCTTCCCGGACCAAGACCGTGGAGTCATTCCGGGCCAAGGCCGCCCGTACGCTGCCGGCGGAGAACCCCGGAGAGCTGCCCACGCTGCTCTTCCCGGACCCGCTGCGCAACCTCACCGACCTGGTGGGGGTCCGCGTGATTATGACCCTCCCGCACGAGGTGGATGAGGCCGCGAACCTCATCAAGCGCCAGCGGGCCGAGTTCGACTGCCGCGGTGACCGTGAGAAGGACATCGGCTCCATCGAGTCCGGCACCTACGGCTATTCCAGCCGGCACCTGATCCTGCGCACCATCCAGAATGAAACGGTGCGCGAATTCCATAAACTGCTGGAACCGGACCAGCGGCCCAACGGCAGCTACCTGTTCGAAGTGCAGATCCGCACCGTGCTGGCCCATGCCTGGTCCGAGATTGAGCACGACATCCGGTTCAAGGCCGGGGATCCGCGGGCCTGGAGCCCCTATTTCGACCGCCAGTTCACCTCCACGGCGGCCATGCTCGAGACCGTGGAAACGGCGTTCGCCGAACTGCACGAGCGCTATGAGACGGTGACCGGGTTCTGGGACGAGGAAGGGGAAGGCAGCGCCCCCCTGACCCCGAACCGGATCCGGCACGTCTGGATGACCCTGCTGCCGCATGTGAACCGGAAGGCCGGCGATGACTGGGGCTGGGCGGCGGAACTGCTGGCTGCGCACGGCATGAAGACCACCATGGACCTGGCCGGGCTGCTGCAGGCCGATGCGATCACCAAGGTCCGCGCGGCCCTGGACCACCGCTACTCCCCCGGCCCGGACCGGCTGCTGGATGACCTGCTGCTCTGGCGCTTCGGCAAAAAGCACATTGACCTCACCGCCGAACCCGAAGACGCACCGGTCAAGCCGCGGCGTGAATCACTGGGCCGGCGGTACCGGCAGATGCAGATGTACCGGGCCCGGGAAGCCGAACAGTCCTAG
- a CDS encoding extracellular solute-binding protein produces MKIARTAAVAALSLTMALSACAPPTSDNAAANEDQDTGTIRVWLFSEVNQDPKSAVVDAAVEEFEAAHEGAEVDVQYIPVDTRAERFKAAFNDPSSAPDVAEFGNTDLASYVASGGLADITSDIEQWEEGQDLDEKVLATTEIDGKNYGVPWFVGVRALYYRTDILDQLGAEVPKTLAEVEETARAARAANPQMLGISVGGAAQFAAMPYLWAAGGSIADEEESGFVSGLDSPASREGVSAYTRLMQDDICPPQTCAEFGGNASVQQFIAGNAAMTIGGDFNYKAVAESAVKDNFAVVPLPGTTEGSIAPAFAGGNNLGVFNSSEHRTLATDFVQLLASKKYQQQMFDAMGNLPTFSDVQKDVADAHPEVAPFIATLEAGTNFVPVTDTWSTIDAQGVFTGMYQKIVTGKSDVETATKEAADAMNQAFGSK; encoded by the coding sequence TTGAAGATTGCACGCACTGCGGCGGTGGCCGCCCTTTCCCTCACCATGGCGCTATCTGCCTGCGCCCCGCCCACTTCTGACAATGCGGCGGCAAATGAGGACCAGGACACCGGAACCATCCGCGTCTGGTTGTTCTCCGAGGTGAACCAGGACCCCAAGTCCGCCGTGGTGGATGCCGCAGTCGAAGAATTTGAAGCAGCCCACGAGGGCGCGGAAGTGGACGTCCAGTACATTCCCGTGGACACCAGGGCCGAACGCTTCAAAGCCGCCTTCAACGATCCGTCGAGCGCCCCCGACGTCGCCGAATTCGGTAACACCGACCTGGCGAGCTACGTGGCCTCCGGAGGCCTCGCGGACATCACCTCGGATATAGAGCAGTGGGAGGAAGGCCAGGACCTCGACGAGAAGGTCCTGGCCACCACTGAAATTGATGGAAAAAACTACGGGGTGCCGTGGTTCGTGGGCGTGCGGGCCCTGTACTACCGAACCGACATCCTCGACCAGCTGGGCGCAGAGGTGCCCAAAACCCTCGCGGAAGTGGAGGAGACGGCCCGCGCAGCCCGCGCCGCAAACCCGCAGATGCTTGGAATTTCGGTAGGCGGAGCCGCGCAGTTCGCCGCCATGCCCTACCTCTGGGCGGCCGGCGGCAGCATCGCCGACGAAGAGGAATCAGGGTTCGTCTCCGGACTGGATTCGCCCGCCTCCCGGGAAGGGGTCAGCGCCTACACCAGGCTGATGCAGGACGACATCTGCCCGCCCCAGACCTGCGCTGAGTTCGGCGGCAACGCCAGTGTCCAGCAGTTCATTGCAGGCAATGCCGCAATGACCATCGGCGGGGACTTCAACTACAAGGCAGTGGCCGAAAGCGCTGTGAAGGACAACTTTGCCGTGGTGCCGCTTCCGGGTACCACCGAAGGATCCATTGCTCCGGCGTTTGCCGGCGGCAACAACCTGGGCGTCTTCAACAGCAGCGAGCACCGCACCCTGGCCACCGATTTTGTCCAGCTGCTCGCCAGCAAGAAATACCAGCAGCAGATGTTCGATGCGATGGGCAACCTGCCCACCTTCAGCGACGTGCAGAAGGATGTAGCCGACGCCCACCCGGAGGTGGCCCCGTTCATCGCAACACTGGAAGCGGGAACGAATTTCGTACCCGTCACCGACACCTGGTCCACCATTGATGCCCAGGGCGTCTTCACCGGGATGTACCAGAAGATCGTCACGGGCAAGAGCGACGTGGAGACGGCCACCAAAGAAGCAGCCGACGCCATGAACCAGGCATTCGGATCCAAATGA